One region of Oryza sativa Japonica Group chromosome 5, ASM3414082v1 genomic DNA includes:
- the LOC136356646 gene encoding uncharacterized protein, producing the protein MVYMMPPPAPSPWLHHLSPPPPSLSRAAGQPPAAPAAASARRPAVPSPSPASQPPPLPRRRLRFVGKSPETRPRRLQVALPPLYRLQPSLPPRLSAGRRRCHLCRCCSAILFSGLAAASPEVRRNAAAAPTAHSSSSACRPAAPPPSPTSQRHVPRRPLLRAAAAGCHRRFLVTVRPRRSTSHRSPGSSSRCTATVIVIAAARSTPSSSPCSRCRLPSSPPRRPRSSSSSSSRRSRSSWRSSLRQAILVHHPRSVKCRSPVIVFILASALPSVALAASRLRPRIAAEVVPSPFVSVIPGRLRRARWSLSFPRHVAWWLVALLVCFA; encoded by the exons ATGGTGTACATGATG ccccctcccgcgcccTCCCCGTGGCtgcaccacctctccccgcctcctccctctctctcccgtgccgccggccaacctcccgccgcccctgccgccgcgtcAGCACGCCGGCCGGCTGTGCCGTCGCCTTCCCcggcgtcgcagccgcctcctcttccccggcgccgcctccgatTCGTGGGGAAATCGCCGGAGACGCGCCCCCGCCGGCTTCAAGTGGCTTTGCCTCCACTGTACCGTCTCCAGCCATCCCTGCCGCCTCGCCtgagcgccggccgacgtcgctgCCACCTCTGTCGGTGCTGCAGCGCCATCCTCTTCTCCGGCCTGGCTGCGGCGTCGCCCGaagttcgccggaacgccgccgccgcgccaaccgcccattcctcctcgtcggcttgtcgccccgctgcaccaccaccttcaccaacatcgcagcggcatgttccacgccgtcccctcctccgcgcagctgctgctggctgcCATCGTCGTTTCCTCGTCACcgttcgtcctcgccgatcgacgtcccatcgatcgcccggctcgtcgtctcgctgcACCGCCACCGTCATCGTCATTGCAGCGGCGCGTTCCACGCCATCCTCGTCTCcatgcagccgctgccggctgccctcgtcgcctcctcgccggccccggtcgtcgtcgtcgtcgtcctcccgtcgttcccggtcgtcatggcgttcgtccctccgtcaagccatTCTCGTTCATCATCCTCGTTCTGTCAAGTGCCGCagccccgtcatcgtcttcatcctcgcctccgcgttGCCAAGCGTTGCGctggccgcgtctcgccttcgtccaaggatcgccgccgaagtcgtcccctcgccttTCGTCTCCGTCATTcccggccgtctccgccgcgcccgttggtcgttgtcgttccctcgccacgtcgcgtggtg gcttgtagctttgcttgtgtgcttcgcgtag